The DNA segment ctcttccatcACCCGCAAAgggtttttttttgggcaaccAAAGTCTCAAccctaaactaaaaaaaaaacaaagtctcGATCTTTGATCACACtaatataaaaaccatagttaTCAACTCATGGCAGAATTCAAGATAAAGTTCAATAAAGGTCATGCCTTTACAAGCAAATGTGTTTCCTTGGTGAAGGAACAACGAGCTCGTCTCTATATTCTCCGCCGTTGCGCCACCATGCTTTGCTGCTGGTACATCCATGGTGatgaatagagagagagagtcattTGAGTTCTCCTTCAAATTAACATCTACATATAactaaatatgtatatatattttcctcCTCTCCCATCTCTTTTTCTTGAAGCTCCATTGATGTTGAAGCTCTCTGTATGTGCTGGTGGCTGCATGGCGTCATCCCTCTCCATAGAACTTTTTATTCTCTTTATTCTTTTGGTGCAAGACCCTGtaaaatcttgtttttttaaacctaaaatattttgggtttttttgtttagttttcatGGGTTATTTTGCATCAATTAAAAGAGAGATAGACTTTATCCGCCGATTGTGCTGgcggagtttttttttatttctggaACATATGGAGAAAGAGGCCAATGATGATGATGTTATGTGAGCAAATGAGTTCCTACTATGAAGTCTTGTGGaagttttgggtttagtttcatttttaccaaaaagtcTGTTTTGGTTTCATATATATCATAAGATCTTCTTCTTTGACTTTTGCCTCAGGTTGTTAAACAATgcgagaataaaaaaaaaagaataaacacAACCTTTTTGATCTTTGTCTATTTAGATTGTTGTATTTGCTCAAGCTCAAAATTAAACAACACATAACTCatctgattttattttactaacaACATTTTGGCCGTGTTCCGGTTCAGCCAGAACTTATTCCATAAACCGAGTTCCGGTTCAGCCAGGACTTATTCCATAAACAGAGCACTCTAACACTCTTCAAATAAGGTACATCTGAATGTCATAATCCGGtccatcatcttttttttttgtctattcaTCGATTTTTATATTTCTCGCAACTATTATTCCATCTAAAATGGCTAATgcaagagaaaaagaaaaggtttAACGTGACAAATTCGGATAAACGAAGGCACGTGTTGGTGTTTAGAAAGTGGGCCTTCGACACAATAGCTCAATAAAATTTCGTATGCGTGCGTGTGTAGGTGTTGAGAAAGTGGGCCTCTTGTCCTAAACGACCCAACAATCCTACACGTCTTTTAGTTCCCGCTCTTTCTTACCCATATTTTGCAAATGTTGCATTTCTTTCTCACACCTTACTTCAAAAGTGAAAACCAATGTTTCAGTTAAGTTTGTacataaatatgattaaaatcGGTTTCTAATAATCCACATAACTCTTGTTGGAGTAAATGTCGAATCTCATAAACCCCTATCATTTGGAAATCTGCGTTTATGTTGTAGTTATTATAGGAATAGGATTATATTGGTTTGGCATGGTAAATGTGAATATATGATAACGATCGTTGTAATATAAACAGGCATGAATTTAAATATACAAGGACTTCATCCTATGTAAGGAGTAAGGACCAGTCGGTTAAAAGCGGCTCTCGCAACTCTCAGTATAGATAGACTAAAAACACGTTTTATATCATTTAATGCAAGGCTTGTAAGATGGTCTGGTACAAATAATTTTTTGCTCTCTTGACATGCACGCAACACGTCGGTTCTTTCTACTGTCAGTTCTGAATCCTATTTATTCCGAAAGAAAGTATACTCTCCAACACGCAaagcattttttttcttgtaatgtGTTTCATTTTTCTCAGAAGAGTAAATAACTAATATGTATTTCTAAATTATAGGTCATCAAAACCAATGCTTTGTTTTTCAGTAAATACTATTTGTAATGTTTCTTTCTATGAGAATTTTCG comes from the Brassica rapa cultivar Chiifu-401-42 chromosome A01, CAAS_Brap_v3.01, whole genome shotgun sequence genome and includes:
- the LOC103842094 gene encoding uncharacterized protein LOC103842094; protein product: MAEFKIKFNKGHAFTSKCVSLVKEQRARLYILRRCATMLCCWYIHGDE